The following DNA comes from Halobacteriovorax sp. HLS.
TAGGATAAGGGTAATTTTTAACTAATAGTTGATTATCATTATCTCTTCCATAGAGAACTACAAAGTGATGATCTTCATTTGGTGGTAATGTTAGATTTTCAATTTTATAAATAATTTTATTTTTAGAAATAACTTTTGTGGAAACCTGCTCAATCAGTTTTGATATATCTTGTCCATTATACAGGAAAGTAACTTTTGGGTTTGTGCTTATTTTTCTGATGTCATTTATAATTATTTTAAAATCTTTTGAAGCGTGAAGCGCCTGGTATTTTGGAATATAGCTAATTGAAGCCCCAATTAATTCTGGACTAATCTCGTTGGTCTCTGGTGCGAATTGAGTTGTATTGTCTTTAGTAAATAAGTTTGCAGGAGCATAGGCCGAGCCGAATGGTGTATATGGACCAGCACAATTAACAAGAAATGGCAGTATAAGTAGTAATCTCAAATGATTCTCCATTTTCAACTAATCTCATACGTGCCGCTTTTTGAATGAATAGTTATTATACTCTCAGCTGTTAGACAGGTGTTTATAAACGTTAAATTTAGTTATTTTCAACCATTTAGCTCACAATTTATGGCATAATAATGAGGCGTAAATTGTTCGTTCATATTTTTTGTGCCTAAAAAATGTGTGTTTTTGGCAAGTATATGAGTTCTCGATGATCTATTAAAGGGGTAATGAGTGGATATACAACAACGTCTTAGAAATGCAATGGATTCAAGTAGTGGTATATTTCTTGGTAAGGATCTGCAAGTTAAATTGGCCTTTATCGCTTTGATATCTAAGGGACACTTACTCATTGAGGATATACCTGGAGTAGGTAAGACGACTCTAGTTTACTTACTATCTCATATCTTTGGATTGAAGTTATCTAGAATTCAATTTACTAACGATCTGTTACCAAGTGATATTATTGGAACATCTATCTTTAACAAAGAAGAGTCCGTTTTTGTTTTCAATAGAGGTCCGATTTTTAGTCAATTAATTTTGGCCGATGAACTCAATAGAGCTTCTTCTAAAACTCAGTCAGCACTTTTGCAGGCAATGGAAGAGAAGTATATTACTTTCGATAATTGTGAATATGAATTAGATGACCCTTTTGTTGTTATCGCAACTCAAAACCCAATTAATCAAATAGGTACTAATCCATTACCCGAATCCCAGCTTGACCGATTCTTTATGGCGCTCACATTAGGACTACCGAGCAGAGAGTATGAAAAGAAAATTATTCAAGGTCTAAAAGTAAGAGAGCAGATTGATACTATGCACTCTTTTATGAATCTAGATGACTTAAAACTAATTCACTCGAAAGTGTTAGGTATTTCTGTTTCAGAAGAGCTCATGGAGTTTTTAATGGATTTTCTCGCAAGGCTTCGTAAGGAGTGTGTTGATGGAGAGAAGTTGTCCGTTAGAGCAGGACAAGATTTATATCTTGCGATGAAGGCCTGTGCTTTCTTGGAAGGAAGAGATTTTGCGACACATGATGATTTAAAATTTGTCTGTCCGTATATTATTTCTCACAGATTAAATAGTTCTTTAGGTTTAAAGGACGGTCAAAGTAAGGTGACTAATATTGTAAATAGTATGCCAGTAAGATAGATGAAGCTAAGAAGCAATAGAACCTATATTTTACCAACTCGCTATGGAGTTATCTTTGGTATTGTCATTCTGATTGAATTTATGGTCTCTATTACTTTTGGTCACCCTTTCGCATATCTAATTACCTTCATAAGTTCTTCAATTATCTTTATGAGTGCCATTTACACAAATAGTTCTTTTCAGAGTATTTCAACTTTGCCTATTCAAGAAGACTTAGTGGAAGTATCACAGAATGTTATTTTTAGATTACCTCTAGAGCTATCTGATAAATTTGAAAATAAGAGCTTTCGTGTTTGCGATGATCAAACCCAAATTTATCGTGATGAAATAGTTACTTTTGATAAAGCGTATGTAGATATATATATCGGTGAACAAATGAGAGGAGTTCATCATATTAATCGTGTTAAGTTATCGACCACATTCCCTTTTGGATTATTTAGGGCCTGGAGATACTTTGACATTGATCGAAAATTATATATTTATCCAAAACTGATCAATTCTAATGAGCTTATGAGTGTTATGCAATCAAATCACTCTAGTAATGAATCCGTAGATAAAGTCGGTCAAAATAATGAGGATTTTTTGGAGCACAAGAAGGCCCTTGAAACTGACTCTTGGAGACATATTGATTGGAAGGCATATGCTAGTGGTAAAGGATTGCTGAGCAAAGTCTATACTAGTCATTGCGATAATGCTTACAGAGTAGACCTTTATAAAGGTAGTAGCGAAGAACAAATATCTACCGCCACAAGTCTTCTTTTTAAGTATTATAACGAATCAAAGGGGATAGAGTTCTATGTTGATGACCAATTGTTATTCAGTGGAAGTGATCAAGATACTTTAAAACAGTCTATTAAGTTTCTTTGTCTATTTAATAGGAATATAGCATGATACGGATCTATATCTCTTTTATCACTTTATTGGTTGTCCTATTCTTCTCTTTATTTCCTATAGAGGTCTTTTTGTACCTTTTGGGCTTAGCATCACTTTTGAGCTTTTATCACTATAGTAAAATTGAACTTTTAAAAAATCTAAGAATTCCACTTTTGATATCTAGCTTAGCAGTCATCTATTTCTTTATCGGTACATGGAAAGGAACTCTTCCTGCAACAACTTTACTTGCAAGCCTATGTTTTCTTAAATTATTTGAGGTTAATGAAAAAAGAGATATTTTCTCATTTATTTTTATTTTGCAGCTCTTCGTACTCTCATTAAGTGTGCAAGTAGAAGAGTTTTATTATTTAGGCGTTATTTTGTTTTCATTATTCTTAAGCTTCTTTATTCTCTATATGAGTGTAAGTGAAAATCATGCCAAAGTAATTGCTAAGAATATTCTTGCTCTAGCTCTTAAATCGTCCCCACTGATTATAGTTCTTCTTATTGTTTTTCCTCGTTATCAATTTGGAGGTTTTTTCTTCTCTAAGAATTTTGCACAAACTGGCTTTAGTGAAACCTTAGTTCCTGGTGATGTTGAGAAGTTAGTCTCCAATACTGATCCATTATTTAATGCTGAGATTTCATTTCCAATAAAAAGAAGTGATCTTTATTGGCGTGGTCAGGTCTTGTCTTTAAATAAGTCTTTTTCTTGGTCTCGCGGGAAAGTATCTGATAATTATCGCTACAAAAGTAATCAAGAACCTATAAAGTCATATGAGGTAAGCTATCAGAGTGTCTGGAATGGTCCTCTTTTCACACTTGATAATACGTCTAGTATTTCGATGGCTTCCAAAGCTATTGTAAGAAAACAGAGGGGGGGAGTTTTTCAAGGAACTTCCGTCATGGATCAAAAAATCCGCTTTAAGGCCACTGTATCTGAACGTGAATCACTCTCAAAGTTTAAAAACTTTCGTAAAATTAATCTACAAGTTGATCAACTTATTAGTGAGAGACTAAGGAAATTTCTTGATGATAATAAAGAAGTTTCTTCTAAAGCTAGTCGAGTTGAACTTCTTTTGGGAGAAGTATTTAAAAAGGACTTCACTTATACACTCGCTCCAGGAACTTATTCATTAGAGACGGGTTTTGATGAATTCTTCTTTGATAGGAAAAGGGGATTTTGTGGCCACTTTACAACTGCGAGTGCCATCTTATTTAGACTCTTTGATATTCCAGCTAGGGTTGTCACTGGATACCTTGGTGGAGAGTATAACGAGATAGGAGACTTTTATACAGTCACTCAAAAGGATGCACATGTTTGGGTTGAGTATATTGATGATAATGGCCATTGGAAGAGATTTGATCCTGTCTCGTATATAGCTCCAAATCGAATAGAGTATGAGTCCGATATTTTCTACGGCTACTTATCAGGTCTAACAACAAATATTGATCAGCTGAGACAGAATAAGAGCTCAAATTTTATGAAATGGTTACAATATATGAAGACCATTTATTATAAGTCTGGAACGCTCTTCTTTAATTATGACCTTCAGTATCAAAAAGATATAGTTAGAAAAATCAAATCTAAAGATTTAAAGGTTATTTTTTCAAAAGCCGT
Coding sequences within:
- a CDS encoding MoxR family ATPase; translation: MDIQQRLRNAMDSSSGIFLGKDLQVKLAFIALISKGHLLIEDIPGVGKTTLVYLLSHIFGLKLSRIQFTNDLLPSDIIGTSIFNKEESVFVFNRGPIFSQLILADELNRASSKTQSALLQAMEEKYITFDNCEYELDDPFVVIATQNPINQIGTNPLPESQLDRFFMALTLGLPSREYEKKIIQGLKVREQIDTMHSFMNLDDLKLIHSKVLGISVSEELMEFLMDFLARLRKECVDGEKLSVRAGQDLYLAMKACAFLEGRDFATHDDLKFVCPYIISHRLNSSLGLKDGQSKVTNIVNSMPVR
- a CDS encoding DUF3488 and transglutaminase-like domain-containing protein, which translates into the protein MIRIYISFITLLVVLFFSLFPIEVFLYLLGLASLLSFYHYSKIELLKNLRIPLLISSLAVIYFFIGTWKGTLPATTLLASLCFLKLFEVNEKRDIFSFIFILQLFVLSLSVQVEEFYYLGVILFSLFLSFFILYMSVSENHAKVIAKNILALALKSSPLIIVLLIVFPRYQFGGFFFSKNFAQTGFSETLVPGDVEKLVSNTDPLFNAEISFPIKRSDLYWRGQVLSLNKSFSWSRGKVSDNYRYKSNQEPIKSYEVSYQSVWNGPLFTLDNTSSISMASKAIVRKQRGGVFQGTSVMDQKIRFKATVSERESLSKFKNFRKINLQVDQLISERLRKFLDDNKEVSSKASRVELLLGEVFKKDFTYTLAPGTYSLETGFDEFFFDRKRGFCGHFTTASAILFRLFDIPARVVTGYLGGEYNEIGDFYTVTQKDAHVWVEYIDDNGHWKRFDPVSYIAPNRIEYESDIFYGYLSGLTTNIDQLRQNKSSNFMKWLQYMKTIYYKSGTLFFNYDLQYQKDIVRKIKSKDLKVIFSKAVLTVLALSVVFLLWRVNFVNLILFINLFKRRKLSWSEFKLMDIRQMRLLAREDHTIYQEFVSTYEQIVYTRPSGPLYKLSFILRGLKMMVYEKTI